The Thermogemmatispora onikobensis nucleotide sequence GCCCTATCACCAGGCTGAGAGCCAGCGTCAGGCTCAGCCAGCGACTGAACTGGAAGCGAAGCCAGTACCCTGGAGAAGAGCGCAGGATGCCCTGCGCCCTGATGCTCTGGAGTAGCAGAAGAACTAGCGGGACAAAACCTATCAGGCTGCCCAAAAGCCAGTAGATCAGAAAGGCTTTCAGGGTGGCCAAGAGACGCCAGACCGGATCAGCCAACAAGAGATCTCCATCCACCCCAGGGAACGACACTGTTAGCAGGCTCAACGGTGCGGAAGGGAACCAGGCGAAGGCTAAGAGCAGGCAGCCAATGATGGCCAGCCAGAGCCTCACTTTGCGGACGAGGGAGCGCTGGGCGGACACAATCGCCTGTTGGTGAGCCATGTCTATGAGGACCACCTCCGGCTCGAGTTTACCCTGTTTCTCCTGTTTGACTTCAGCCCCCGACTGCGCACGGGCTGCCAGTCTCTGCTGAATAAGCTGGCGAGCCTGCCCTAGAGCCTCGGACCCAGCCACGAATTCAGCGAGTGGGCGCTGCTGGCAGGCAATCAACCCCAGCAGCAGATGCAGTGGTTCAATGCGCTCATGGCCAAGATGGCCGGCTTCAGCAGCGGCAGCGTTCAGAGCACTCCGCGCAGCTTGAGAGAGGCCGCCCTCAACTCCCACCTCCTCGCTGAGCGCCACACTAGAGAAGATAAGCTGTGTTAGGCGCCCGTTAAGCGTCGCGAGATCTATTCCCAACTGAGTGAGACAGGTTGGCCCTTCCTCCTGCGGGTCGGCCAGGAGTCCTGCCAGAAGGTCAGGTCCCGTTAACCACGACCGCCCTGCCTGCAGCGCCAGTCGGCAGGCGTGTACCAGCACTTCTTTCGCACGATAACTGTAATGCTCGTAACTGGGGATATACTGCTCCATACTCATGCTACTCAGGTCTCCCATCTCTTTCTGCCGGGCCATGCTCTTCTAACCACCAGTGCGTGACACGTCGCAGCAGCGAGCGTGCCTTGGCCCAATAGCTATAGCTCTTAAAGGCTGGAATACGCCATTGGTCCTAGCCATTGCCACCCCTCTCTTCTGCTGCATTGTCCCCTTCTCTCTCTCCTTCATAAATTTCCAGATGCTTATCTATTATAGACGGAACTCCGCTCCTGACAAGAGGCTTTTATGGTGCACAGTGAAGTAAGATGTGGCTCTCATATTTACAAGAAGAAAGAAAATACATTTTTTGAAGATAGAAATTGCACTCAATTTAACATAATTTATCACAAGAGTGATAAATATATTTTTGACAAGGAGGGACGCTAGAGAGCGAGATCACATTATTTTTTCCGCGAGGAGAACAACAGAGGAGGAAGGGAAGTACTGAAAGGGAGGGCGCCGTTCTGGAGCCTGCGGCTCTCCCCGGCAGGTCTGCCAGTCAGGCAGATCAGACCGGGGAGAAGCGGCCCCGCATTTCCTCAGAGCTTGTGGAAAGTGCAGCTAACCTTACCAAAGTGGAGCGAGTCGCCATCGTTGAGAGGAGTCGCCTTATCCGGTTCCAGGCGCCGCCCATTGATGCGCGTCGCATTCGTGCTGTTCAAGTCTGTCAGGGTAAAGGTACTGCCGATATGTTCCAGAAGCGCATGCACGCGCGAGACTGTGTCTGCATGCTCCATCGGGCCCAGATCAATATCGGGCTTCAGGCCGCCCAGGTCGTGATCGTAGCGTCCTACCACCAGGCGCTCACCTGTCAGGAGAAGCTCACGACCATCGCCAAAGATCAGCCGTCCCCACGGCGCATTAGGATCAGGACGCGGCTCACTGGCCGGGCGAGCTTTGATCGGCTGGGGAGGGCCAGGAGGTGGCGGCGAGACAGGGGCCGCAGGGACAGCGGGCGCAGGCGACTGCGAGCCAGGGACCTGCACAGTGGGCACAGAAGAGGCCGCAATCGTCGGCTCAGCACTAGAGCTGGCGCTGGTCTCCGTACCCTTATCCTGCGCCCCTGGCCCAGGAATAAAGGTCACCGTTGGCTTCGGAATTACTGGCGGCCTGGCCGGTACCTGGGAAGCATAGGGCTGGATCGGTGGCTTCGCTGGCGGTGCAGGAGGAGGGGCCACCGGCGGCTTCGCCGGTGCCGGAGACGGAGCCGGCTGAGCAGGCGGCTGGACCCCCCGCGCGCCCGAACCCTGGGACTGGAAAGTTGAAGCCCCACACTTCGGGCAGAAGGCCGCATTGGGTTTCAGCTCTGTTTTGCAATTAGGACAGAGTTGCTTGAGCGCCCGCCCGCAGCCCGAGCAGAAGGTATCGCCCGGCTCATACGGCGTGTTGCACTGAGGACAGCGCAGGCCAGCAGCGGGCCGCGCAGGCATCGCCGTGGGAGCTGCTGGCACAGGCGTGGGCGGCACATAGGGCGGCACATAGGACGGTGAACCCGGCGACGGCGTCGGCACCGCTCCATAGGGACCCGCCGACATGGCCGGTCCCCCCCACTGTTGCTGAACCTGCGGCAGAAGCGAAGGGGGAATCGGGCCGATCTGTACCTCGGGACGCTGCTGGCGCACCAGGCCATCAACCATGTTGAGCACCTCATTGGCCAGGCTCGCCTGACGCACGGCCCCCACACCGGCAGTAATCGCCAGCGGCAGCAGTACCGGGATGACCATCGCGCCCACAGCTCCTATCGTCCCAACCGCCGCTTTATCCATCCAGCGCTGCTGGCCAATCATCG carries:
- a CDS encoding M48 family metalloprotease, with amino-acid sequence MSMEQYIPSYEHYSYRAKEVLVHACRLALQAGRSWLTGPDLLAGLLADPQEEGPTCLTQLGIDLATLNGRLTQLIFSSVALSEEVGVEGGLSQAARSALNAAAAEAGHLGHERIEPLHLLLGLIACQQRPLAEFVAGSEALGQARQLIQQRLAARAQSGAEVKQEKQGKLEPEVVLIDMAHQQAIVSAQRSLVRKVRLWLAIIGCLLLAFAWFPSAPLSLLTVSFPGVDGDLLLADPVWRLLATLKAFLIYWLLGSLIGFVPLVLLLLQSIRAQGILRSSPGYWLRFQFSRWLSLTLALSLVIGLAAVLQVAMPAWWWLPVWLLIVIWLLFSCWWVSRPASLLPAARYPLPPGEIQQRCANLLQRLSLRLEGIYVYETEGQLAIANAYATGLGSRRRIWLTDSLLKHFPPDEIEVLCAHEMAHHVHNDLLWRIGLSALYHLAWLLLWQLMLVSNFPLTSKLGQVALVMVLLALWLNYRVLHNSLSYRQEMRADRFALERTGLVRAYRNAVIRLANLSAASARGGWGERPTNRSYPSLAQRLAQADLFSLQQRGQASKSGLPR
- a CDS encoding FHA domain-containing protein; translation: QQTAAAEPTGRVEKRLATAEEERPMDARFYTSQDIDIPRLATDLENVYRAKGYQTQQFSNADQALVQLKKGGDFEAVLGMQAALSVTLQRVSGGVLAMIGQQRWMDKAAVGTIGAVGAMVIPVLLPLAITAGVGAVRQASLANEVLNMVDGLVRQQRPEVQIGPIPPSLLPQVQQQWGGPAMSAGPYGAVPTPSPGSPSYVPPYVPPTPVPAAPTAMPARPAAGLRCPQCNTPYEPGDTFCSGCGRALKQLCPNCKTELKPNAAFCPKCGASTFQSQGSGARGVQPPAQPAPSPAPAKPPVAPPPAPPAKPPIQPYASQVPARPPVIPKPTVTFIPGPGAQDKGTETSASSSAEPTIAASSVPTVQVPGSQSPAPAVPAAPVSPPPPGPPQPIKARPASEPRPDPNAPWGRLIFGDGRELLLTGERLVVGRYDHDLGGLKPDIDLGPMEHADTVSRVHALLEHIGSTFTLTDLNSTNATRINGRRLEPDKATPLNDGDSLHFGKVSCTFHKL